In Desulfovibrio sp. Fe33, one DNA window encodes the following:
- a CDS encoding Na(+)/H(+) antiporter subunit D produces the protein MGTDIFIHPAAGFLILALLVPFVPTSLWKNKALRGALAIIPPLVAIYSIFSVEPGLYGNLHYLDQTLTFGRVDKLSIVFGQVFAVISFIGCIYGMHVEDRGHYVCASLYVAGGFGCVFAGDLLAVFLFWELMSIGSTFLIWQARTKESVNAGFRYFLYHTVGGLFLLAGLLLKYKATGGFAFDGVNPAEAHLYDWLILAGFCVNAAVVPLHAWLPDAYPRASVAGAVYMCAFTTKTAVYVLCRGFAGWEVLAIAGTVMAIYGVLFACIENNARRILSYHIVSQVGYMVAGIGIGTAMTLNGAVAHAYAHILYKGLLFMGTGAILYSVGTAKLDELGGLATKLPWVMVWYMVAALSISGMPLFNGFISKTMTIAGAAEHHRTFLALGMEIAAVGTFISVGIKLPYFAFWGRKKEFTGEVKPLPVNMYVGMAICGLLCIAQGVYPDMLYRYLPMEVEHAFVPWTMDKVINSGLLLGFSGLAFYLTRYIITPHKALNLDFDWFYRLIGKVTMKVFCWPSAKVDDIWTEVYRTVGLRALIGMGDGTSWFDKKGIDTVVDGSAYTVRNLGRLGAKVQTANLQDYLALAAVLGLGIFALVWYFG, from the coding sequence ATGGGGACTGATATCTTCATTCACCCCGCCGCGGGCTTCCTCATTCTGGCCTTGCTGGTGCCGTTCGTGCCCACAAGCCTGTGGAAGAACAAGGCGTTGCGGGGAGCGCTGGCCATCATACCGCCGCTTGTCGCCATCTACTCCATCTTTTCGGTGGAGCCGGGGCTTTATGGAAACCTGCATTACCTTGACCAGACGCTGACCTTCGGGCGCGTGGACAAACTGTCCATCGTCTTCGGCCAGGTCTTCGCCGTCATATCCTTCATCGGCTGCATCTACGGGATGCACGTGGAGGACAGGGGGCATTATGTCTGCGCCTCCCTGTACGTGGCGGGCGGATTCGGCTGCGTGTTCGCGGGCGATCTGCTGGCGGTCTTCCTGTTCTGGGAACTGATGTCCATCGGTTCCACCTTCCTTATCTGGCAGGCCAGAACCAAGGAATCCGTCAACGCCGGTTTCCGCTACTTCCTGTATCACACCGTGGGCGGCCTTTTCCTGCTGGCCGGCCTGCTGCTCAAGTACAAGGCCACCGGCGGATTCGCCTTTGACGGCGTCAACCCGGCCGAGGCCCATCTCTACGATTGGCTGATCCTGGCCGGATTCTGCGTCAACGCCGCCGTGGTGCCTCTGCACGCATGGCTGCCCGACGCCTACCCCCGCGCCTCCGTGGCGGGTGCCGTTTACATGTGCGCCTTCACCACCAAGACCGCGGTTTACGTCCTCTGCCGGGGCTTCGCCGGTTGGGAGGTTCTGGCCATAGCCGGTACGGTCATGGCCATCTACGGAGTGCTCTTCGCGTGCATCGAGAACAACGCCCGGCGCATTCTGTCCTATCACATCGTTTCCCAGGTCGGTTACATGGTGGCCGGCATCGGCATCGGTACGGCCATGACCCTCAACGGCGCCGTGGCCCACGCCTACGCGCACATCCTGTATAAGGGCCTGCTCTTCATGGGCACCGGCGCGATTCTGTACTCGGTCGGCACGGCCAAACTGGACGAACTGGGCGGCCTGGCCACCAAGCTGCCCTGGGTGATGGTCTGGTACATGGTCGCGGCTCTTTCCATCTCCGGAATGCCGCTGTTCAACGGCTTCATCTCGAAGACCATGACCATTGCCGGCGCAGCCGAACACCACCGCACCTTCCTTGCCCTGGGCATGGAGATCGCGGCTGTCGGTACGTTCATCTCGGTGGGCATCAAGCTCCCGTACTTCGCGTTCTGGGGACGCAAGAAGGAGTTCACGGGCGAGGTCAAGCCGCTGCCCGTCAACATGTACGTGGGCATGGCCATCTGCGGCCTGCTGTGCATCGCACAGGGCGTCTACCCCGATATGCTCTATCGCTACCTCCCCATGGAAGTGGAGCACGCCTTTGTTCCCTGGACCATGGACAAGGTCATCAACTCGGGCCTGCTGCTCGGTTTCTCCGGCCTGGCCTTCTACCTGACCCGCTACATCATCACCCCGCACAAGGCGCTCAACCTGGACTTCGACTGGTTCTACCGCCTCATAGGCAAGGTGACCATGAAGGTCTTCTGCTGGCCTTCGGCCAAGGTGGACGACATCTGGACCGAGGTCTACCGGACCGTCGGCCTGCGGGCGCTCATCGGCATGGGTGACGGCACTTCCTGGTTCGACAAGAAGGGCATCGATACGGTGGTGGACGGCAGCGCCTACACCGTCAGGAACCTCGGAAGGCTGGGGGCCAAGGTCCAGACAGCCAACCTGCAGGACTACCTGGCGTTGGCCGCCGTTCTGGGTTTGGGCATCTTCGCCCTGGTATGGTACTTCGGCTAA
- a CDS encoding complex I subunit 4 family protein produces MLDFGYPVLTILIAFPLVAACGLFFLRAPQVVRYYTMAVSLIECLLAVPLTGFKLNADFQFVEKIDWVHQWGLQYYLGVDGISILMVLLTIAVLPLCVMCSWTYIGKRVKEFHFCLLFMTSAVLGVFCALDLVLFYVFWEAMLIPMYLLIAVWGGDDRKYASLKFFLYTLAGSTLLLAAIVAFRVTGGTFSIPDLMQMNFSFRFQFWAFLAMALAFAIKVPMFPFHTWLPAAHVQAPSAGSVILAAVLLKMGTYGFLRFCLPLTPAASEYFAPMMIAISIVSILYGGAIALGQTDIKKLVAYSSVGHMGFVTLGIFLFNQRGVEGALFQMLNHGIVTGALFMMIGAVYERSHSREISNNMGLGKYLPAFMFFWGLMALASFGFPGTNGFVGEILVFIGAFEQSTILGMLLVPGALLGAAYMFRVSLKLAWGKPSTAKTWRDLNAREWIYLTIPAVFVFWIGLAPTPFFKIIDPSVNKLLEDFDSRKVAVVEIVQPLQTAAADVLNATAEKE; encoded by the coding sequence ATTTTGGACTTCGGATATCCGGTACTCACGATATTGATCGCATTCCCGCTCGTTGCGGCGTGCGGACTCTTCTTCCTGCGGGCTCCGCAGGTGGTGAGATACTACACCATGGCGGTGTCCCTCATCGAGTGTCTGCTCGCAGTGCCGCTCACGGGCTTCAAACTCAACGCCGATTTCCAGTTCGTCGAGAAGATAGACTGGGTCCACCAGTGGGGCCTGCAGTACTACCTCGGTGTGGATGGAATCAGCATACTCATGGTCCTGCTGACCATCGCGGTCCTGCCGCTGTGCGTCATGTGCTCCTGGACCTACATCGGTAAGCGGGTGAAGGAATTCCACTTCTGCCTGCTGTTCATGACATCCGCGGTGCTCGGCGTGTTCTGCGCCCTGGACCTGGTCCTGTTCTACGTGTTCTGGGAAGCCATGCTCATCCCCATGTACCTGCTCATCGCGGTCTGGGGCGGCGACGACCGCAAGTACGCGTCGCTCAAGTTCTTCCTGTACACCCTGGCGGGGTCCACTCTGCTCCTGGCGGCCATCGTGGCCTTCAGGGTCACGGGCGGGACCTTCTCCATTCCGGACCTGATGCAGATGAACTTCAGCTTCCGCTTCCAGTTCTGGGCCTTCCTGGCAATGGCGCTCGCCTTCGCCATCAAGGTCCCCATGTTCCCGTTCCATACCTGGCTGCCCGCGGCTCACGTGCAGGCGCCTTCGGCGGGTTCCGTCATTCTGGCGGCAGTCCTGCTGAAGATGGGAACCTACGGTTTCCTGCGCTTCTGCCTGCCGTTGACCCCGGCGGCTTCGGAATACTTCGCCCCCATGATGATCGCGATCTCCATCGTGTCCATCCTGTACGGCGGAGCCATCGCCCTGGGCCAGACGGACATCAAGAAGCTGGTCGCCTACTCTTCGGTGGGCCACATGGGCTTCGTCACCTTGGGTATATTCCTGTTCAACCAGCGCGGTGTTGAAGGCGCGCTCTTCCAGATGCTCAACCACGGCATCGTCACGGGCGCGCTCTTTATGATGATCGGCGCGGTCTACGAACGCAGCCACAGCCGTGAAATCTCGAACAACATGGGCCTGGGCAAGTACCTGCCCGCCTTCATGTTCTTCTGGGGGCTGATGGCGCTTGCGTCCTTCGGCTTCCCGGGAACCAACGGGTTTGTCGGCGAGATTCTGGTGTTCATCGGCGCTTTTGAGCAGTCCACGATTCTGGGTATGCTCCTGGTTCCCGGTGCGCTCCTGGGGGCGGCCTACATGTTCCGAGTGTCTTTGAAGTTGGCCTGGGGCAAGCCCAGCACGGCCAAGACCTGGCGCGACCTCAACGCCCGCGAGTGGATCTACCTGACCATTCCGGCCGTGTTCGTGTTCTGGATCGGCCTTGCGCCCACCCCGTTCTTCAAGATCATCGATCCCTCCGTGAACAAGCTGCTCGAAGACTTCGACAGCCGGAAGGTGGCTGTCGTGGAAATCGTGCAACCGTTGCAAACAGCCGCCGCTGACGTCTTGAACGCTACGGCGGAAAAGGAATAG
- a CDS encoding NADH-quinone oxidoreductase subunit N — protein MNFNITALVPELFFLCMVLALMVQSLGSREWKPPVERWLPFGACAAFFVTITGFHLHGTMFWDVYKVDLMSQFFKIVITFGFYVVVLNASRQPTLEEGKRADYYMLLGFSTLGLMLLASSVELITIYLALELASYSMYAVIPLRAKDKGAAEAGIKYIMFGAVATALALYGLSYIMATQHTTYIAELMNKSWSFADQPMAVVGLSLFLGGMFFKLALFPFHFWCPDVYQGASNETAAFVATMPKMGAIVVLCRLAVLLKPGLEITTILAVLGALSMTFGNLSALAQTDIKRLLGFSSVAHAGYIMVGLVSGTPEGIGAAAFYGMAYLVMNLLVFWVVSRVASDGRNLKLTDLNGLYKKAPALAFSLAAGAFALVGLPPTMGFMGKFFLITSAWDHGYNWLVITLVLNSAIAIYYYLSLFRHAFTEEKTPTEVAPPDNGWFASAGAGMLAAAVLVIGMIPAPLFNFAINAGKTLYGITVTFSGGGH, from the coding sequence GTGAACTTCAACATCACTGCGCTTGTCCCGGAGCTGTTCTTCCTCTGCATGGTGCTGGCCCTCATGGTCCAGTCCCTCGGCAGCAGGGAGTGGAAACCGCCTGTCGAGCGGTGGCTGCCTTTCGGCGCCTGCGCCGCCTTCTTCGTGACCATCACCGGCTTCCATCTGCACGGGACCATGTTCTGGGACGTCTACAAAGTGGACCTCATGTCCCAGTTCTTCAAGATCGTCATCACGTTCGGCTTCTACGTGGTCGTCCTCAACGCCTCGCGCCAGCCCACCCTTGAGGAGGGCAAACGGGCCGATTACTACATGTTGCTCGGCTTCTCCACCCTTGGCCTGATGCTGCTCGCCTCCTCCGTGGAGCTGATCACCATCTACCTGGCCCTGGAGCTGGCCTCCTACTCCATGTATGCGGTCATCCCGCTGCGCGCCAAGGACAAGGGCGCGGCCGAGGCGGGCATCAAGTACATCATGTTCGGCGCGGTCGCCACGGCTCTGGCCCTGTACGGCTTGTCCTACATCATGGCCACCCAGCACACGACCTACATCGCCGAGCTCATGAACAAGTCCTGGTCGTTCGCCGACCAGCCCATGGCTGTTGTGGGCCTGTCGCTCTTCCTGGGCGGCATGTTCTTCAAGCTGGCCCTGTTCCCGTTCCACTTCTGGTGCCCGGACGTCTATCAGGGCGCCAGCAACGAGACCGCCGCTTTCGTGGCGACCATGCCCAAGATGGGCGCCATAGTGGTCCTGTGCCGCCTGGCCGTGCTTCTCAAGCCCGGTCTGGAGATCACCACCATCCTGGCGGTGCTGGGTGCGCTGTCCATGACCTTCGGCAACCTGTCGGCCCTGGCCCAGACGGACATCAAGAGGCTGCTCGGCTTCTCGTCCGTGGCCCATGCGGGCTACATCATGGTCGGCCTGGTCTCCGGCACCCCCGAAGGTATCGGCGCGGCCGCCTTCTACGGCATGGCCTATCTCGTGATGAACCTGCTCGTGTTCTGGGTCGTCAGCCGTGTGGCCTCGGATGGCCGCAATCTCAAGCTGACCGACCTGAACGGCCTGTACAAGAAGGCTCCGGCCCTGGCGTTTTCGCTGGCCGCAGGGGCCTTTGCCCTTGTCGGCCTGCCGCCGACCATGGGCTTCATGGGCAAGTTCTTCCTCATCACCTCGGCTTGGGACCACGGCTACAACTGGCTGGTCATTACCCTGGTGTTGAACTCGGCCATCGCCATCTACTACTACCTGTCCCTGTTCCGCCACGCCTTCACGGAAGAGAAGACGCCCACAGAAGTGGCCCCGCCCGACAACGGCTGGTTCGCCTCCGCAGGCGCGGGGATGCTCGCTGCGGCCGTGCTCGTTATCGGCATGATCCCGGCTCCTTTGTTCAACTTCGCCATCAACGCGGGCAAGACCCTGTACGGCATCACCGTCACCTTCAGCGGCGGCGGTCACTAA
- a CDS encoding EFR1 family ferrodoxin (N-terminal region resembles flavodoxins. C-terminal ferrodoxin region binds two 4Fe-4S clusters.), with protein MRIYSLKLAYFSPTGTTASIIEALSRGLRYGDAEDLDITMEDARGQSLSASANDLLVLAVPVYGGRVPVLLGRWLEGVRLDRTPVVCVVVYGNRDYDDALLELTDIIRSRGGVPVACAAFIGEHSFSTPATPVAVSRPDGEDLRLAETFGSKVRELVDSLSSVDEASDLAVPGNRPYRELKKGVPVDFIEVSDACIQCGTCAERCPVGAIAEGGYDRTDAEKCIKCCACIKFCPEGARTARADSQVAEFGRRLTASCAERKEPVWFL; from the coding sequence ATGCGTATCTATTCCCTGAAACTGGCTTATTTCTCCCCCACCGGAACCACTGCATCCATTATTGAAGCCTTGTCGCGCGGACTGCGGTACGGCGATGCGGAAGACTTGGATATTACTATGGAGGACGCGCGCGGCCAGTCGCTGAGCGCATCCGCAAACGATCTTCTCGTGCTGGCCGTGCCGGTTTATGGCGGGCGGGTTCCCGTTCTTTTGGGCCGGTGGCTCGAAGGGGTACGCCTGGACCGGACGCCCGTGGTCTGCGTGGTCGTGTACGGCAATCGCGACTATGACGACGCGCTGCTCGAACTGACCGATATCATCCGGTCGCGTGGCGGCGTTCCGGTGGCCTGTGCGGCCTTTATCGGCGAGCATTCCTTCTCGACTCCGGCGACGCCTGTAGCCGTCTCCAGGCCGGACGGCGAGGATCTTCGGCTGGCCGAGACCTTCGGCAGCAAAGTGCGCGAACTCGTGGACTCCCTTTCGTCCGTGGATGAGGCCTCGGACCTCGCCGTGCCGGGCAACCGTCCCTATCGGGAGTTGAAGAAGGGCGTCCCCGTGGATTTCATCGAAGTCAGCGACGCCTGTATCCAATGCGGCACCTGCGCAGAACGGTGTCCTGTCGGAGCCATTGCCGAGGGCGGATACGACAGGACCGACGCCGAAAAATGCATCAAGTGCTGCGCCTGCATCAAGTTCTGTCCCGAGGGCGCGCGTACAGCCAGGGCCGACAGTCAGGTCGCAGAATTCGGCAGGCGGCTGACGGCTTCGTGCGCGGAGCGGAAGGAACCGGTGTGGTTCCTCTAG
- a CDS encoding type I restriction enzyme HsdR N-terminal domain-containing protein, which produces MHETSLGGTLRDYLSGEEIDETTFEEFRQLLARLLVEEKGYPKDRLKAKVPLKYCVEGEEYERPIDFVLYDEQGRPVFLVLFCAGEVATFERETVCAARLIEGGPVPYALVTDTMDATLLDVRTGEEVARSMDAVPDYERLMRMVDEAKITPLTDEQRERQTRVFHTYCGFVCGDHCECSLPPMPSFPLKK; this is translated from the coding sequence ATGCACGAGACAAGCCTGGGCGGCACGCTCCGCGATTACCTTTCCGGTGAGGAGATAGACGAGACCACCTTCGAGGAGTTCCGCCAACTTCTGGCGAGGCTTCTGGTGGAGGAGAAGGGCTATCCCAAGGACCGGCTCAAGGCCAAGGTCCCGTTGAAGTATTGCGTTGAAGGAGAGGAGTATGAGCGGCCCATCGATTTCGTGCTCTATGACGAGCAGGGCAGGCCCGTATTTCTAGTTCTCTTCTGCGCGGGTGAAGTGGCCACCTTCGAGCGCGAAACCGTGTGCGCGGCCCGGCTCATTGAGGGCGGTCCCGTCCCCTATGCGTTGGTCACCGATACCATGGATGCCACTCTTCTGGATGTCCGCACCGGCGAGGAGGTCGCCCGGAGCATGGACGCCGTCCCCGATTACGAGCGCCTCATGCGGATGGTGGACGAAGCGAAAATCACGCCTCTAACCGATGAGCAGCGGGAACGGCAGACCCGCGTCTTCCACACCTATTGCGGCTTTGTGTGCGGCGATCATTGCGAATGCTCGCTTCCACCCATGCCGTCCTTTCCGTTGAAAAAATAG
- a CDS encoding 4Fe-4S domain-containing protein: MSDTNTCTKHREVAIELGDCRSCMGCIDLNPDVFQWDDALDMPYVCRSKVTEEEVRDIMNSCPEGCIVFVDC, from the coding sequence ATGAGCGATACCAATACCTGTACAAAGCATCGTGAAGTGGCCATCGAGTTGGGGGACTGCCGCTCCTGCATGGGGTGCATCGACCTCAACCCCGACGTTTTCCAGTGGGATGATGCCCTGGACATGCCTTACGTGTGCCGTTCCAAGGTCACCGAGGAGGAAGTCCGCGACATCATGAACTCATGCCCCGAAGGCTGTATCGTCTTCGTGGACTGCTGA